From one Plantibacter flavus genomic stretch:
- a CDS encoding cystathionine beta-synthase produces MNYADSVLDLIGNTPLVKLNRVTEGIAATVLVKVEYLNPGGSSKDRIATRIIDAAEASGDLKPGGTIVEPTSGNTGVGLALVAQQRGYRCVFVLPDKVGEDKRNVLTAYGAEIVVTPTSVAPDSPDSYYSVSDRLTAEIPGAFKPNQYANPNGPRSHYESTGPEIWRDTEGEITHFVAGVGTGGTISGTGKYLKEVSEGGVRIIGADPEGSVYSGGTGRPYLVEGVGEDFWPTAYDPSIPDEIIAVTDAESFAMTRRLAREEGLLVGGSSGMAVQAALVAARDLPASAVVVVLLPDGGRGYLGKIFNDSWLQSYGFSEVADDRTVGDILRGKGSEMPDLVHVHPSDTVRDVVDIMTEYGVSQLPVLSAEPPVVMGEVVGAIDEASLMDAVFSGAAKMNDAASAFVGDPLPLIGLGESIPAARAALGSAPAFLVTDGGKPIGVITRHDLLTYLAG; encoded by the coding sequence ATGAACTACGCAGACTCCGTGCTCGATCTCATCGGGAACACGCCCCTCGTCAAGCTCAACCGGGTCACCGAGGGCATCGCGGCCACCGTGCTCGTCAAGGTGGAGTACCTCAACCCGGGCGGCTCCTCGAAGGACCGCATCGCCACGCGTATCATCGACGCCGCCGAGGCGTCGGGCGACCTCAAGCCGGGCGGCACGATCGTCGAGCCGACCTCCGGCAACACCGGAGTCGGCCTCGCCCTCGTCGCCCAGCAGCGCGGGTACCGCTGCGTGTTCGTCCTGCCCGACAAGGTCGGCGAGGACAAGCGGAACGTGCTCACCGCCTACGGTGCGGAGATCGTGGTGACGCCGACCTCGGTCGCTCCCGACAGCCCCGACTCCTACTACAGCGTGTCCGACCGCCTCACCGCCGAGATCCCGGGGGCGTTCAAGCCCAACCAGTACGCGAACCCGAACGGGCCGCGCAGCCACTACGAGTCGACCGGTCCCGAGATCTGGCGCGACACCGAGGGCGAGATCACCCACTTCGTCGCGGGCGTCGGCACCGGAGGCACCATCTCCGGGACGGGCAAGTACCTCAAGGAGGTCTCCGAGGGCGGCGTGCGCATCATCGGTGCGGACCCGGAGGGCTCGGTCTACTCCGGCGGCACCGGTCGCCCGTACCTCGTCGAGGGCGTCGGCGAGGACTTCTGGCCGACCGCCTACGACCCCTCCATCCCCGACGAGATCATCGCCGTCACCGACGCCGAGTCGTTCGCGATGACGCGTCGCCTTGCCCGCGAGGAGGGACTGCTCGTGGGCGGCTCCAGCGGCATGGCGGTCCAGGCCGCCCTCGTCGCGGCGCGCGACCTCCCGGCGTCGGCCGTGGTCGTCGTCCTCCTGCCCGACGGCGGGCGTGGCTACCTCGGCAAGATCTTCAACGACTCCTGGCTGCAGTCCTACGGCTTCAGCGAGGTCGCCGACGACCGCACCGTGGGCGACATCCTCCGCGGCAAGGGCTCGGAGATGCCGGACCTCGTGCACGTGCACCCGAGCGACACCGTCCGCGACGTCGTCGACATCATGACCGAGTACGGCGTCTCCCAGCTCCCGGTGCTGAGCGCCGAGCCGCCCGTGGTGATGGGCGAGGTCGTCGGTGCGATCGACGAGGCGAGCCTCATGGACGCCGTCTTCAGCGGCGCGGCCAAGATGAACGACGCCGCGAGCGCGTTCGTCGGCGACCCGCTGCCGCTCATCGGCCTCGGTGAGTCCATCCCGGCGGCGCGCGCGGCGCTCGGTTCCGCCCCGGCGTTCCTCGTCACCGATGGCGGCAAGCCGATCGGCGTCATCACGCGGCACGACCTCCTCACCTACCTGGCGGGTTGA